The genomic stretch AAACGGTGAGTGCAAAGGCTGCGATGATGATTAAGGTAAACAAGACGGATCCTGCAATCATCCAACCCATGGATCGTACGATGCTGACCTGCGTAACGGGCACTGTAATCACCAATGTTTCACCGGTAGGCAGAAAACCCGGAGCATCGGAGAGCTGAATCAGGCACTGAATGTTGTTGAGCGTATCCTGGATGGTTTGCAGAATATGAGGTGAACGGATCAGATAGGAAGGAAACATGCCGATGTTGGAGATTACAGCAAATTCATAAGGAGTATGCAATCCTTTTTCTTCAAACACCTGATGAATGACGGCACTGATTTCATCGGCCGTAAATTTTTCGCTTACAGGTATCTGGCTGTTAAACCGGTTAGCCAACATTTGCCAGGGAGAACTATCTTCATCGTGATGGGCTGATAGAACGGTAAGTCCGCTGCCACTGCTGTGTACCAGCTGGTTTCGGATTGCATCGGTAGCTTCCACCAGCTTTTGTCGCATCTCTTCTTTTTTGATTAAAGCTGCATTTTTTATCCAGCTGGTCTGAATGTAAATGATGCCAAGCAGGGAAATGGTAATCAGTATCACTATGATGGGAAACAGCCGCTTCATCCTTACAAATTTAACAGCTTCTCCCACTTTGTGCAGGAGGCTTTGCCGAAGATCATTTTGATTTAACTAAGCTTTAACTGGTAAATAGCATGGTCTTTGCATCATTATATTAAGCGTTATCATACAGCTGGATTTTGGTTGACTCAGGAGGCTTTCGGGCCTCCTTTTCTGTTTCTTGCAGGTTTTCACATTCACATGTTTTCTGATTGTTTTTTGGTAAATTTGGTTAACCCTAAATGCGTGTAATATGGCTCCGGCAAGTGGTACTTTTCTGATTGCGGATCCTTTTTTGAAAGATCCCAATTTTGCCCGAACAGTTGTATTGTTGTGCGAGCATCAAGCTGAGGGCAGTTTTGGTTTTGTCATTAACCGTCCGTTTCAACAAACCCTGAATGAATTGTTGCCTGATGCGGAAGATATGCAATCTATTCCTTTGTATTTTGGTGGACCCGTACAGCCGGATACCGTACACTTCATTCACCAGTATCCGGATTTAATTGAAAATAGTTACGAAGTGGGTGAAGGCATTTACTGGGGTGGCAATTTTGAGCAGACGCTGGAATTGATTCAGATGAGGTTGATTGATATACGGAAGATCAAATTTTTTATCGGTTACTCGGGTTGGGGTGGCGGGCAGCTGGAGGCTGAGCTTGAGGAACATTCTTGGATTGTATCTCCGGCCTATCCCGAGCTGGTATTTCACGGGCAGCAGGAAATGATCTGGCAGCAGTCGTTGCGCGAGCTGGGTGACGAATACGCGCTGATGGCCAATTTTCCGATAGATCCTTCGTTGAATTAACTATTCGGGATGTGCCTGAGGCTCTGCCACGGCTGATTCGGCGAGAATAGTGGCCTGGTTATGCAGCACCTCCACAAATCCTCCGCTGATCTGATAAAAGCATGCTTCGCGTTGATCGGCATGCTGCAGGATTTTGACACGACCTTTTGCCAGCGCTGCAATCAGAGGAGCATGTCCATTCAGCACTTCAAAAAGTCCGTCCAGTCCGGGCATTTGCACGCCATACACTTCACCTTCGAAGACTTTCCGTTCGGGAGTATAGATTTCCAGCAGCATAGACAATAGACATTAGTTTTTGGCCGCTTCTTCCAGCAGGCGTTTGCCTTTTTCAATTGCATCGTCAATGGTACCTACCAGGTTAAAGGCAGCTTCGGGATATTCATCCACCTCACCGTCCATGATCATGTTGAAACCACGGATGGTTTCTTCAATAGGTACCAGTACTCCTTTCAGGCCGGTGAACTGTTCGGCCACGTGGAAGGGTTGCGACAGGAAGCGTTGTACTTTACGGGCGCGGGCTACAATCAATTTGTCTTCATCGCTCAGTTCGTCCATACCCAGAATAGCGATGATGTCCTGTAATTCCTTATAGCGCTGCAGAATAGCTTTTACACGGTTTGCGCACTGATAATGAGCTTCTCCTACAATGGCGGGAGTGAGGATACGCGACGACGATGCCAGGGGATCCACAGCCGGATAAATGCCCTGGTCGGCAATTTTACGGTCGAGCACCGTGGTAGCATCCAGGTGCGAGAACGTAGTAGCCGGTGCCGGATCGGTGAGATCGTCGGCCGGTACGTATACGGCTTGCACGGAAGTAATGGATCCGTTTTTGGTGGAGGTGATGCGTTCCTGCATGATGCCCATCTCGGTAGCTAGTGTGGGCTGATATCCTACGGCCGAGGGCATACGTCCCAGCAGGGCGGATACTTCTGAACCGGCCTGGGTGAAGCGGAAGATATTGTCCACGAAAAACAAAATATCGCGTCCGCCGGTAGCTGAGCCATCGCCATCGCGGAAATATTCGGCAATGGTGAGTCCGCTCAGCGCCACGCGGGCACGAGCGCCGGGGGGTTCATTCATCTGCCCGAACACGAAGGTGGCTTTTGATTCCATGAGCTCTTCCAGATCGACGGCTGAAAGGTCCCAGCCACCTTTTTCCATGCTGTGGCGGAATTTCTCACCGTAGCGCATAATGCCGGCTTCAATCATTTCACGCAGCAGGTCATTGCCTTCACGCGTACGTTCACCTACGCCGGCAAATACAGATAAACCGCCGTAACCTTTTGCAATATTGTTGATAAGCTCCTGAATCAGCACCGTTTTACCTACACCTGCACCGCCGAAGAGCCCGATTTTTCCACCCTTTGCATAGGGCTCGATCAGGTCAATTACCTTGATACCGGTATAAAGCACTTCGGTGGTGGTGCTCAGTTGTTCAAAAGCAGGTGGTTTGGCGTGAATAGGCCGGCCATTGTCTTTGGGCAGGGCAGGAAGACCATCAATGGGATCACCAGTTACGTTGAACAGACGGCCTTTGATGCGTTCGCCAATGGGCATTTTGATAGGTGATCCGGTATCGCGCACGGGCATACCGCGCATCAGTCCGTCGGTTGAATCCATGGCTATGCAACGCACGCTGTCTTCTCCGAGGTGTTGCTGCGCTTCCAATACCAGGATCTGACCGTTTTCACGTTCAATTTCCAGTGCATTGTAAATCTCCGGCAATTCATTTTCGCCTTCAAACTGTACGTCCACCACGGGACCGATGATCTGCTTGATTTTTCCTACGCCTGGCATATGTGATGAGAGATTGGATATCTATGAAATCAATAATATGTAGTCAAAAAATTTGTGCAAAGGTAGGGCTAATGATGGTAAAAACAAAAATCCGTTTCGGATAGGTATGGGTTTTCAGGTATCTGGATCCATTTTTATGGACTAATTTTTTAACCAACAGATTATGCTGAAGGATCCTTTTTACGTAACTCCAAAGGCTGGATTGTGAAAGAGCTTGTTAAGGCTTTTCTGGTTAGAGGATTCCATGCATTTCTATTTTTTAAAGGAAAATTTGTGGAACCGTCGTTACTCTTCATCAGGCTCATTTTTCCCGTGTGTCAGTACGAATGCGCTGTGCCTGGGAGCTGGCATTTCACTGTCTATGCCTTTTACTGCTTTCCAGATTACTTCATTGAAAGGAATATCCGGTGCTGCATCTTCAACAGCCAGATTAAATTTCGCAGATTCCCGGGCCAGGGCGTTATCGGCTGTATTACGGGCATTGATATCCACATTTGCCGGTCTGGCTGTGTAAGGCGTAAAGTCGGGTGTGGAGGTAAAAGCGCGCCACATAGGCGTGGCAGCTGCATCATACTGGCTCATAGGAGGCAGACCCAGAATTAGTTCTATGGTGCGCAGCATGCCCGAAGTGGAATACATGGTATGATCCACAAAATGGCGCTTCACATAGGGACTGATGACGAAAGCGATGGAACGATGGGCATCCACGTGATCAGGTCCGTTCTGGGCATCATCTTCCAGCACAAAAACAGCGCATTCCTTCCAGATGGGGCTATGGGAAAGATGTTCAATGAAGCGGCCCAGTGCCAGGTCGTTGTCGGCCAATGCAGCAAAAGGCGTATAGGCGCCGCGGCGCATGCCGCTGGTATGATCGTCAGGGAATCGCAGGGTACAGAACCGGGGTAGGGCATTTGCAGCCACAAGCGAATCGAAATCATGTTCCCACACCTTCTCGCGGTACACATCCTGAATGCTCAGATCAAAATCGGGGAAAGCCGCACAATAATGCCCGCGGATGGCAGGCAAGATATTTCCCTTGCCGTTGTGTACAAACTCACCGTAATTCCGGTAGCTGATGCCCGCCCGCTGGCAATAGTCCCAGATAAATCCTTTTTTGGGAAAAGCCACCTGTCGAGTTCCTTCATAATCATAGTTTCCTCCGCGACCGCTGTAGTTGGTAGGCCAAGTTTTTTCCACATAATCGGTAGCATAAGCTGCCGTGCTCCAGTTGTGGCCATCGGCGCTCACTTCGGCATCCACATAAAAATTGTTGAATAGCACAAACTCTCGTGCCAAAGCATGATGATTGGGTGTGACGCTGTCGGGAAACAGGCAGAGAGAAGGATCTCCGTTTCCTTCCGGCATATCGCCCAGCACCTGGTCGTAGGTACGGTTTTCCTTGATGATGTAAAACACGTATTTGATGGGTGTGGAATCGCCTGGTTTCATGGGAATGGGATTACCCGGCACGCCGGGCGCTTCTGCCTCCTTGTAGGGATTAAAAGGTGTGTTGGCATATACCTGTTGGGAATATTGTGCCAGCTGCTGTGCATCGGGTACGGGGATTACCGACAGGCTGCCTTTGAACAGGCTGCCGATGTATTGTACAGGCTGGGCGCTGGTAACATTTTTCTGATAAGGGCTTTGTATCCGGCGGTTGGTGGGTTGTGGGCCGTAAGGATTGGCCATTGATTCAAAGCCTTTGCCATTCACCACCCAGATATTTTTTCCTGTAACCCGCACGCTGGTTGGATACCAGCCGGTGGGAATAAAGCCCAGGGAGCGGGAAGCTCCGGGTACAGATACATCAAACACCGCCAGGCAGTTGTTGTCTGCATTGGCTACATAGAGCCGATGTTCATCTGGCGAGAGGGCTACGGCATTGGTGGTAGAGCCTGTGAGCGAATCGGCCGGATACAGGCTGCAATTAAGTGTTTCAATTACTTTCTGGTTGCGTGTGTCAATGACCGATACGCTGTTGCTGTTGGTATTGGCCACAAACAGATAACGCCCGTTGCGGCTAAGCACCATATCATTGGGATGACTTTCCACCGGGATGCGCTTTTCGATGCGATGAGCGCGGGTATCGTATACAGCCACGGCGTCGCCACCCCAGAGCGAGATATACAGTTTCTGCCCTGCTGCGTCATACACACATGTATATGCCTCTGCTCCCAGCGGAATAGGCTTTTCTGCCCACCGGCTGTTGGTATGCACCACATACAGGGAGTTATTTTCTTTGGTTACCGCATACAGTATGTGATGAGCTTCATCCAAAGCCAATCCGGTGATACCGATTTTATTAGGCCAGGGCTTGCCCAGGATCAGGGAATCGGCAATCACCAGGGTGTCGTGTACAGGCCGCATCACCAGGATGCAGTTATCATCACCACCCGATACGTAAAGCGTTTTTCCGTCGCTGCTCATCGCCAGTCCCAGCCAGGCCGCATGCACCGGAGTAAAGGACAGCACTTTTTGTTTTTGCAGATCCACCCATTCAATGCCCTGTTGTCCATCGCCGTTTTCCGTAATGGCTGCATAATGCCCGTCGGGCGTGATTGCCATGTTGAGGGGTAAATCGCTGGTCAGCATCAATCCTTTACCGGCCGGACTCAGTTTCCAGCCATTAGGCAGCATCACGGCTTGCTGGGCATTGGTGACTGAAGGCATCAGCATCGCAAACCAGCAGAGCCAGCAAAACAAACCTGTATAGATCATTGATCGCATAGGAAAGCATGATTGGCGATACCAAAGATAATTTGCTTTTCTAAGCCGGTGTATAAAGAAATGATGAATCTTTCAGGGTAATCGTTTGAGAGTTAAACTTTTTTCATTTAGGCAGGTCATACTTGCATCTGATCCATGACATATGGCAACCCATTCTGCTGCCGAACCATTATGGAAATACCAGCATCTGGCCTGGAGGGCGGGCTTTGGCATTGACAGACAAACCCTCCTGCAGTGGCAATCCAAGTCGGTAAAGCATGTGGTAAAAACCCTGCTTCGCCAGCATTCATCCACGCCAACGATGTTGCAAACAGAGGAGGGCAGACAGTTACGCGAACAATTGCCATCCCTGAGCAGGCGGTTTTTGCAATTGACCGCAGATGAAAAAAAACAACTGCAAAAGCTACAACGCGAAGGAGTAAAAAACCTAAATCTTGCCTGGTTGCAGGAAATGAGTACAACGCCCGATTTTTTACGGGAAAAGATGGTGCTGTTCTGGCATGGACATTTCGCCTGTCGTGTGCCCAATGTGTTGCACAACGAGCAGATGCTGCAGGTGATCCGGGAAAATGCACTTGGCAATTTCGGAACCTTGCTGGTAGCGGTTTCCAAAAGTCCGGCCATGCTGCAGTTTTTAAACAATCAGCAAAACCGCAAGCAGCACCCCAACGAAAATTTTGCCCGGGAAGTGATGGAATTGTTTACCATGGGGCGGGGACATTATACTGAGCAGGATGTAAAAGAAGGTGCCAGAGCTTTTACCGGATGGGGATTCAATGCTGCAGGTGATTTCGTTTTTCGCAAAAATCTGCATGACGATGGTGTAAAGCAGTTTTTGGGAAAAACAGGTCGCTTTACCGGCGATGATATCTTGCAGATTCTGCTAGAACAGCGGGCCACATCCTATCATGTCACAGAAAAGCTATATCGCTTTTTGGTAAATGATGAACCGGATGCACACCAGGTGCAGATACTGGCTGACCATTTTTATGATAGCGGTTATGATATCCCGGCCTTGCTGGAGCGCATATTTACCAGTGAACATTTTTATGAGCCCCAAAACATAGGTGCCCGCATCAAATCGCCTGTGGAATTGATGGTAGGCATGCAGCGCATGATTTCGGTGACCTATCCGAATCCGAATATCTGGTTGCTGTTTCAGCGCAGCTTGGAGCAGGTGTTGTTTTATCCGCCGAATGTGGGAGGTTGGCCGGGAGGGAAAAGCTGGATTGATAGCAGCAGCCTGATGTTGCGTTTGCGCCTCCCCCAGGTGCTCTACGCGGGTTCCGTGTGGAATATCCGCCCAAAGGCGATGCCCGACGAAATCATGGATGAAGATTTGCAGATGCAGCCGGCGACAGGTTCTGCTGAAGAGCAGCAACGGGTACGTGACTACATCATGCACGCCATAGGTTCGCGCATGCAGGCTACTGTACAATGGGACGATTATCTGCAGCAGTTTCACGATGTAGCTGAAGCCCAACTGGGTGTGGAAATAGCTCAGCTGTTGTTTGTGAATACACCTCAGCATGTGGATATGAACAGGCTTTCGGAATATGTGGATCATAGCAGCCGTGAGCGTTTTATTCAAAGCCTCACCATCCAATTGATGTCTACACCTGAATATCAGGTTTGTTAATCATGTAAAACAATAGTTTATGTTGATTTTACATCGTCGTGAATTTCTGAAAATAGGTTCTCTGGCTACAGCGGCCATGCTGGTACCCCGTTTTCTCAAGGCATTTGAACAACCCGGCCTTTCTGAAGGACAAAAAGTGCTGGTCATCATTCAGCTTTCTGGTGGCAATGACGGGTTGAATACCGTGATTCCCTACCGAAACGATATTTACTATGCAAGCCGGCCTCAGCTGGCCATCCCGAAAACACAGGTTGTAGGCCTTACCGATGAACAGGGCCTGCATCCGGCATTGGAAGGACTGAAGGAATTGTATGAGAATGGTGAACTGGCTATTCTCAACAGCGTAGGCTATCCCAATCCCGATCGATCGCACTTCCGCTCCATGGATATCTGGCAAACGGCCAGCGATAGCCAGCAGGTGCTCACCACGGGCTGGGTGGGCCGTTATCTGGATGCCCAGTGCAGCGGTTGTCCGCATCCGTCTGTTCAGGCTATAGAAGTAGACGATACCCTGAGCAAAGCCATGAAAGGTGCACAATACACCGGCCTGGCCGTCCATGATCCCACCCAGCTCCACCGGGCCAGCGATGATCCTTTCTTTCGTGAAATCCTGAAAAAACCGGTTGTGGATGATGATCACCTGCAGGTGGATTATCTGTATAAAGTGATGGCCGAAACCCTTTCCTCTGCTGATTATCTGTATGATCAGGCAAGATTATATCATGAAGATGGGCAGTACCCGGATACGCAGATCGGCAAGGATATGAAAACCGTAGCTTCTTTGATAATGGCCGGTTTGCCCACCCGCGTGTATTATCTATCTCTGGGCAGTTTTGATACACATGTAAATCAGCAGCCTCAGCAGCAGCGATTGTTCAAACAGCTGAACGACGCTATTCTGGCTTTTCGCAACGACCTGAAAAAGCACAATCGTTTTCAGGATGTGATGATCATGACCTTTTCCGAATTTGGCCGCAGGGTGAGCCAGAATGCCAGTGCAGGTACCGATCACGGCACTGCCAATTGTATGTTTCTGATTTCAGGTGGATTGAAACGGCAGGGTGTGCTGAATGCACCACCCGATCTGCAAAATCTGGATCAGGGCGACTTGCACTATGAAATTGATTTCAAACAGGTTTATGCCACTATCCTCAATAAATGGCTTGAAGCCAACGATCAGCTTATTCTTGGCAAAAATTACACTTACCTGGATTTCATTTAATTTTCTTTATCCGCCTTCACCGCACTTGAACGGATTTATGTAAGTTCGCAACACAATAAGCCCTTGTGCATGCGCATCCAGGAAGTCAATGATCGGCGCACAGCAAAAGATTTTCTGCGTCTGCCGAAATGGATTTATCGCCATGATCCCAACTGGGTAAGCCCTTTGGAAAATGATATTCAGGACATTTTTGATCCGCAGCGCAACAGTTATTTTTCACACGGGGTGTGTACGCGCTGGGTCTTGTATGATGTGCAAGGGAAACCCATTGGGCGTATTGCTGCGTTTGTAGACGAACACCGGGCGTATAAGTTTCCACGCCCCACAGGTGGGGTTGGCTTTTTTGAATGTGTTGACGATCAGCAGGCTGCCAATATTTTGTTTGATACCGCAAAAACCTGGCTGCAGCAAAAAGGCATGCAAGCCATGGAAGGC from Thermoflavifilum aggregans encodes the following:
- the atpC gene encoding ATP synthase F1 subunit epsilon, coding for MLLEIYTPERKVFEGEVYGVQMPGLDGLFEVLNGHAPLIAALAKGRVKILQHADQREACFYQISGGFVEVLHNQATILAESAVAEPQAHPE
- a CDS encoding DUF1800 domain-containing protein, whose amino-acid sequence is MATHSAAEPLWKYQHLAWRAGFGIDRQTLLQWQSKSVKHVVKTLLRQHSSTPTMLQTEEGRQLREQLPSLSRRFLQLTADEKKQLQKLQREGVKNLNLAWLQEMSTTPDFLREKMVLFWHGHFACRVPNVLHNEQMLQVIRENALGNFGTLLVAVSKSPAMLQFLNNQQNRKQHPNENFAREVMELFTMGRGHYTEQDVKEGARAFTGWGFNAAGDFVFRKNLHDDGVKQFLGKTGRFTGDDILQILLEQRATSYHVTEKLYRFLVNDEPDAHQVQILADHFYDSGYDIPALLERIFTSEHFYEPQNIGARIKSPVELMVGMQRMISVTYPNPNIWLLFQRSLEQVLFYPPNVGGWPGGKSWIDSSSLMLRLRLPQVLYAGSVWNIRPKAMPDEIMDEDLQMQPATGSAEEQQRVRDYIMHAIGSRMQATVQWDDYLQQFHDVAEAQLGVEIAQLLFVNTPQHVDMNRLSEYVDHSSRERFIQSLTIQLMSTPEYQVC
- a CDS encoding DUF1501 domain-containing protein; translation: MLILHRREFLKIGSLATAAMLVPRFLKAFEQPGLSEGQKVLVIIQLSGGNDGLNTVIPYRNDIYYASRPQLAIPKTQVVGLTDEQGLHPALEGLKELYENGELAILNSVGYPNPDRSHFRSMDIWQTASDSQQVLTTGWVGRYLDAQCSGCPHPSVQAIEVDDTLSKAMKGAQYTGLAVHDPTQLHRASDDPFFREILKKPVVDDDHLQVDYLYKVMAETLSSADYLYDQARLYHEDGQYPDTQIGKDMKTVASLIMAGLPTRVYYLSLGSFDTHVNQQPQQQRLFKQLNDAILAFRNDLKKHNRFQDVMIMTFSEFGRRVSQNASAGTDHGTANCMFLISGGLKRQGVLNAPPDLQNLDQGDLHYEIDFKQVYATILNKWLEANDQLILGKNYTYLDFI
- a CDS encoding YqgE/AlgH family protein, with translation MAPASGTFLIADPFLKDPNFARTVVLLCEHQAEGSFGFVINRPFQQTLNELLPDAEDMQSIPLYFGGPVQPDTVHFIHQYPDLIENSYEVGEGIYWGGNFEQTLELIQMRLIDIRKIKFFIGYSGWGGGQLEAELEEHSWIVSPAYPELVFHGQQEMIWQQSLRELGDEYALMANFPIDPSLN
- the atpD gene encoding F0F1 ATP synthase subunit beta, whose product is MPGVGKIKQIIGPVVDVQFEGENELPEIYNALEIERENGQILVLEAQQHLGEDSVRCIAMDSTDGLMRGMPVRDTGSPIKMPIGERIKGRLFNVTGDPIDGLPALPKDNGRPIHAKPPAFEQLSTTTEVLYTGIKVIDLIEPYAKGGKIGLFGGAGVGKTVLIQELINNIAKGYGGLSVFAGVGERTREGNDLLREMIEAGIMRYGEKFRHSMEKGGWDLSAVDLEELMESKATFVFGQMNEPPGARARVALSGLTIAEYFRDGDGSATGGRDILFFVDNIFRFTQAGSEVSALLGRMPSAVGYQPTLATEMGIMQERITSTKNGSITSVQAVYVPADDLTDPAPATTFSHLDATTVLDRKIADQGIYPAVDPLASSSRILTPAIVGEAHYQCANRVKAILQRYKELQDIIAILGMDELSDEDKLIVARARKVQRFLSQPFHVAEQFTGLKGVLVPIEETIRGFNMIMDGEVDEYPEAAFNLVGTIDDAIEKGKRLLEEAAKN
- a CDS encoding bifunctional YncE family protein/alkaline phosphatase family protein, with the translated sequence MRSMIYTGLFCWLCWFAMLMPSVTNAQQAVMLPNGWKLSPAGKGLMLTSDLPLNMAITPDGHYAAITENGDGQQGIEWVDLQKQKVLSFTPVHAAWLGLAMSSDGKTLYVSGGDDNCILVMRPVHDTLVIADSLILGKPWPNKIGITGLALDEAHHILYAVTKENNSLYVVHTNSRWAEKPIPLGAEAYTCVYDAAGQKLYISLWGGDAVAVYDTRAHRIEKRIPVESHPNDMVLSRNGRYLFVANTNSNSVSVIDTRNQKVIETLNCSLYPADSLTGSTTNAVALSPDEHRLYVANADNNCLAVFDVSVPGASRSLGFIPTGWYPTSVRVTGKNIWVVNGKGFESMANPYGPQPTNRRIQSPYQKNVTSAQPVQYIGSLFKGSLSVIPVPDAQQLAQYSQQVYANTPFNPYKEAEAPGVPGNPIPMKPGDSTPIKYVFYIIKENRTYDQVLGDMPEGNGDPSLCLFPDSVTPNHHALAREFVLFNNFYVDAEVSADGHNWSTAAYATDYVEKTWPTNYSGRGGNYDYEGTRQVAFPKKGFIWDYCQRAGISYRNYGEFVHNGKGNILPAIRGHYCAAFPDFDLSIQDVYREKVWEHDFDSLVAANALPRFCTLRFPDDHTSGMRRGAYTPFAALADNDLALGRFIEHLSHSPIWKECAVFVLEDDAQNGPDHVDAHRSIAFVISPYVKRHFVDHTMYSTSGMLRTIELILGLPPMSQYDAAATPMWRAFTSTPDFTPYTARPANVDINARNTADNALARESAKFNLAVEDAAPDIPFNEVIWKAVKGIDSEMPAPRHSAFVLTHGKNEPDEE